The following are encoded in a window of Streptomyces sp. SAT1 genomic DNA:
- the fmt gene encoding methionyl-tRNA formyltransferase, translating into MKLVFAGTPEVAVPALDALIASGRHEVAAVVTRPDAPAGRGRRLVASPVADRAEEAGIEVLKPARPRDPDFQQRLREIAPDCCPVVAYGALLPPSALEIPAHGWVNLHFSLLPAWRGAAPVQHSLMAGDEITGASTFLIEEGLDSGPVYGTVTELIRPTDTSGDLLTRLAFAGAGLLAATMDGIEDGSLKAVPQPAEGVTLAPKITVEDARVDWSAPALRVDRVVRGCTPAPGAWTTFRGERLKLIQVAPVPQRTDLAPGALAVGKNDVRVGTGSYAVELLWVQAQGKKPMRAADWARGARIAEGETLGG; encoded by the coding sequence ATGAAGCTCGTCTTCGCCGGTACCCCCGAGGTCGCCGTTCCCGCCCTGGACGCCCTGATCGCCTCCGGGCGGCACGAGGTCGCGGCCGTCGTCACCCGCCCCGACGCCCCGGCAGGCCGGGGCCGCAGGCTGGTCGCGAGCCCCGTCGCCGACCGCGCGGAGGAGGCCGGGATCGAGGTGCTCAAGCCCGCGAGGCCGCGTGACCCCGACTTCCAGCAGCGGCTGCGGGAGATCGCCCCGGACTGCTGCCCGGTCGTCGCCTACGGTGCCCTGCTGCCCCCGAGCGCCCTGGAGATCCCCGCGCACGGCTGGGTCAACCTGCACTTCTCCCTGCTGCCCGCCTGGCGCGGCGCCGCGCCCGTGCAGCACAGCCTCATGGCGGGCGACGAGATCACCGGCGCCTCCACGTTCCTCATCGAGGAGGGCCTGGACTCCGGCCCGGTCTACGGCACCGTCACCGAGCTGATCCGGCCCACCGACACCAGCGGTGACCTGCTCACCCGGCTCGCGTTCGCCGGTGCGGGGCTGCTCGCCGCGACCATGGACGGCATCGAGGACGGCAGCCTGAAGGCCGTGCCGCAGCCGGCCGAGGGCGTCACCCTGGCGCCGAAGATCACCGTCGAGGACGCCCGGGTCGACTGGAGCGCGCCCGCGCTGCGCGTCGACCGGGTCGTGCGCGGGTGCACGCCGGCGCCCGGCGCCTGGACGACGTTCCGCGGCGAACGCCTCAAGCTGATCCAGGTCGCCCCCGTGCCCCAGCGCACCGACCTCGCCCCGGGGGCGCTCGCCGTCGGCAAGAACGACGTCCGCGTCGGCACCGGGTCGTACGCCGTCGAGCTGCTGTGGGTCCAGGCCCAGGGCAAGAAGCCCATGCGGGCGGCGGACTGGGCGCGCGGCGCGCGCATCGCCGAGGGCGAGACCCTCGGCGGCTGA
- the metK gene encoding methionine adenosyltransferase, with the protein MSRRLFTSESVTEGHPDKIADQISDTILDALLREDPSSRVAVETLITTGLVHVAGEVTTKSYADIATLVRSKILEIGYDSSKKGFDGASCGVSVSIGSQSPDIAQGVDAAYEARVEGDDDELDRQGAGDQGLMFGYASDETPTLMPLPIFLAHRLSKRLSDVRKNGTIPYLRPDGKTQVTIEYDGDKAVRLDTVVVSSQHASDIDLESLLAPDIREFVVEPELKALLEDGIKLDTEGYRLLVNPTGRFEIGGPMGDAGLTGRKIIIDTYGGMARHGGGAFSGKDPSKVDRSAAYAMRWVAKNVVAAGLAARCEVQVAYAIGKAEPVGLFVETFGTHKVEPEKIEKAIEEVFDLRPAAIIRDLDLLRPIYSQTAAYGHFGRELPEFTWERTDRVDALRQAVGV; encoded by the coding sequence GTGTCCCGTCGCCTGTTCACTTCGGAGTCCGTGACCGAGGGTCACCCCGACAAGATCGCTGACCAGATCAGCGACACCATCCTCGACGCGCTGCTGCGCGAGGACCCGTCCTCCCGCGTCGCCGTCGAGACGCTGATCACCACCGGCCTGGTGCACGTCGCCGGTGAGGTCACGACCAAGTCCTACGCGGACATCGCGACCCTCGTCCGCAGCAAGATCCTCGAGATCGGCTACGACTCCTCCAAGAAGGGCTTCGACGGCGCCTCCTGCGGCGTGTCGGTGTCCATCGGCTCGCAGTCCCCGGACATCGCACAGGGCGTCGACGCGGCCTACGAGGCCCGCGTCGAGGGCGACGACGACGAGCTGGACCGGCAGGGCGCCGGCGACCAGGGCCTGATGTTCGGCTACGCCTCCGACGAGACGCCGACGCTGATGCCGCTGCCGATCTTCCTCGCGCACCGCCTGTCCAAGCGCCTGTCCGACGTGCGCAAGAACGGCACGATCCCCTACCTGCGCCCGGACGGCAAGACCCAGGTCACCATCGAGTACGACGGCGACAAGGCGGTCCGCCTTGACACGGTCGTCGTCTCCTCGCAGCACGCCTCCGACATCGACCTGGAGTCGCTGCTCGCCCCCGACATCCGCGAGTTCGTCGTCGAGCCGGAGCTGAAGGCGCTCCTGGAGGACGGCATCAAGCTGGACACCGAGGGCTACCGCCTGCTGGTCAACCCGACCGGCCGCTTCGAGATCGGCGGCCCGATGGGCGACGCCGGGCTGACCGGCCGCAAGATCATCATCGACACCTACGGCGGCATGGCCCGCCACGGCGGCGGCGCCTTCTCCGGCAAGGACCCGTCCAAGGTGGACCGCTCGGCCGCGTACGCCATGCGCTGGGTCGCCAAGAACGTCGTGGCCGCCGGCCTGGCCGCCCGCTGCGAGGTCCAGGTCGCGTACGCGATCGGCAAGGCCGAGCCGGTCGGCCTGTTCGTCGAGACCTTCGGCACCCACAAGGTGGAGCCCGAGAAGATCGAGAAGGCGATCGAGGAGGTCTTCGACCTCCGTCCGGCCGCCATCATCCGCGACCTCGACCTGCTCCGCCCGATCTACTCCCAGACCGCCGCCTACGGCCACTTCGGCCGTGAGCTGCCCGAGTTCACCTGGGAGCGCACCGACCGCGTGGACGCGCTGCGCCAGGCCGTCGGCGTCTGA
- the coaBC gene encoding bifunctional phosphopantothenoylcysteine decarboxylase/phosphopantothenate--cysteine ligase CoaBC, which yields MDKPKVVLGVSGGIAAYKACELLRRFTESGHEVRVVPTASALHFVGAATWSALSGNAVATEVWDDVHEVPHVRIGQHADLVVVAPATADLLARAAHGLADDLLTNTLLTARCPVVFAPAMHTEMWEHPATRENVATLRRRGAVVVEPAVGRLTGVDTGKGRLPDPAEIFEVCRRVLARGAAAPDLAGRHVVVSAGGTREPLDPVRFLGNRSSGKQGYALARTAAARGARVTLVSANAELPDPAGVDLVRVGTAVQLREAVLKAAADADAVVMAAAVADFRPAVYATGKIKKKDGQEPEPVALVRNPDVLAEMSADRARPGQVIVGFAAETDDVLANGRRKLARKGCDLLVVNEVGERRTFGSEENEAVVLAADGGETPVPHGPKEALADTVWDLVAARLG from the coding sequence GTGGACAAGCCGAAGGTCGTTCTGGGGGTCAGCGGCGGCATCGCCGCGTACAAGGCGTGCGAGCTGCTGCGCCGGTTCACCGAGTCCGGGCACGAGGTGCGCGTCGTCCCCACCGCCTCGGCGCTCCACTTCGTCGGCGCCGCCACCTGGTCCGCGCTGTCCGGCAACGCCGTCGCCACCGAGGTCTGGGACGACGTCCACGAGGTGCCGCACGTACGCATCGGCCAGCACGCCGACCTGGTGGTCGTCGCCCCGGCCACGGCCGACCTGCTGGCCAGGGCAGCCCACGGCCTCGCCGACGACCTGCTGACCAACACCCTGCTCACCGCGCGCTGCCCGGTGGTCTTCGCCCCCGCCATGCACACCGAGATGTGGGAGCACCCCGCCACCCGGGAGAACGTGGCGACGCTGCGCCGCCGCGGCGCCGTGGTCGTCGAGCCCGCCGTCGGCCGGCTCACCGGCGTCGACACCGGCAAGGGCCGGCTGCCCGACCCGGCGGAGATCTTCGAGGTCTGCCGCCGGGTCCTCGCCCGCGGCGCCGCCGCCCCCGACCTCGCCGGACGGCATGTCGTCGTCAGCGCGGGCGGCACCCGCGAGCCCCTGGACCCGGTCCGCTTCCTCGGCAACCGCTCCTCCGGCAAGCAGGGCTACGCGCTGGCGCGCACCGCCGCCGCCCGGGGCGCCCGGGTCACCCTGGTCTCGGCCAACGCCGAGCTGCCGGACCCGGCCGGGGTGGACCTCGTCCGGGTCGGGACGGCCGTGCAGCTGCGCGAGGCGGTGCTGAAGGCCGCCGCGGACGCGGACGCCGTGGTGATGGCCGCCGCCGTCGCCGACTTCCGGCCCGCCGTCTACGCGACCGGGAAGATCAAGAAGAAGGACGGCCAGGAGCCGGAACCGGTCGCCCTGGTGCGCAATCCGGACGTCCTGGCGGAGATGTCGGCCGACCGGGCGCGGCCCGGACAGGTGATCGTCGGCTTCGCCGCGGAGACCGACGACGTCCTCGCCAACGGCCGCAGGAAGCTCGCGCGCAAGGGCTGCGACCTCCTCGTGGTGAACGAGGTGGGGGAGCGCAGGACCTTCGGCTCCGAGGAGAACGAGGCCGTGGTCCTGGCCGCCGACGGCGGTGAGACCCCGGTGCCGCACGGGCCGAAGGAGGCCCTGGCCGACACCGTGTGGGATCTCGTGGCCGCCCGGCTCGGCTGA
- the rpoZ gene encoding DNA-directed RNA polymerase subunit omega, translating to MSSSISAPEGIINPPIDELLEATDSKYSLVIYAAKRARQINAYYSQLGEGLLEYVGPLVDTHVHEKPLSIALREINAGLLTSEAIDGPAQ from the coding sequence GTGTCCTCTTCCATCTCCGCGCCCGAGGGCATCATCAACCCGCCGATCGACGAGCTCCTCGAGGCCACCGACTCGAAGTACAGCCTCGTGATCTACGCGGCCAAGCGGGCCCGCCAGATCAACGCGTACTACTCGCAGCTCGGCGAGGGCCTCCTCGAGTACGTCGGTCCGCTCGTCGACACCCACGTCCACGAGAAGCCGCTCTCCATCGCCCTGCGCGAGATCAACGCGGGTCTGCTGACCTCCGAGGCCATTGACGGTCCGGCCCAGTAG
- the gmk gene encoding guanylate kinase has protein sequence MAVTPRGTTPVPPDARPRLTVLSGPSGVGKSTVVAHMRKEHPEVWLSVSATTRKPRPGEQHGVHYFFVTDEEMDKLIANGELLEWAEFAGNRYGTPRAAVLEHLEAGVPVLLEIDLQGARQVRESMPEGRLVFLAPPSWEELVRRLTGRGTEPPEVIERRLRAAKVELAAESEFDETLVNTSVEDVARELLALMDVV, from the coding sequence ATGGCTGTAACACCCCGGGGGACGACCCCCGTACCCCCGGACGCACGTCCGCGGCTGACCGTGCTCTCCGGCCCCTCCGGGGTCGGCAAGAGCACGGTCGTCGCTCATATGCGCAAGGAACACCCCGAGGTCTGGCTCTCCGTGTCGGCGACGACCCGCAAGCCGCGCCCCGGTGAGCAGCACGGCGTCCACTACTTCTTCGTCACCGACGAGGAGATGGACAAGCTGATCGCCAACGGCGAGCTGCTGGAGTGGGCCGAGTTCGCGGGCAACCGCTACGGCACGCCGCGCGCCGCGGTGCTGGAGCACCTGGAGGCGGGCGTGCCGGTCCTGCTGGAGATCGACCTCCAGGGGGCCCGCCAGGTCCGCGAGTCCATGCCCGAGGGCCGCCTCGTCTTCCTGGCCCCGCCCTCCTGGGAGGAGCTGGTGCGCAGGCTCACCGGCCGGGGCACCGAGCCGCCCGAGGTGATCGAGCGCCGGCTGCGGGCCGCGAAGGTCGAGCTGGCCGCCGAGTCCGAGTTCGACGAGACCCTGGTCAACACCTCCGTCGAGGACGTGGCGCGCGAGCTGCTAGCCTTGATGGACGTCGTGTGA
- a CDS encoding integration host factor, giving the protein MALPPLTPEQRAAALEKAAAARRERAEVKNRLKHSGASLHEVIKQGQENDVIGKMKVSALLESLPGVGKVRAKQIMERLGISESRRVRGLGSNQIASLEREFGSTGS; this is encoded by the coding sequence GTGGCTCTTCCGCCCCTTACCCCTGAACAGCGCGCAGCCGCGCTCGAAAAGGCCGCCGCGGCTCGCCGGGAGCGGGCCGAGGTCAAGAATCGACTCAAGCACTCCGGCGCCTCCCTGCACGAGGTCATCAAGCAGGGCCAGGAGAACGACGTCATCGGCAAGATGAAGGTGTCCGCCCTTCTTGAGTCCCTGCCGGGCGTGGGCAAGGTCCGCGCCAAGCAGATCATGGAGCGACTCGGCATCTCCGAGAGCCGTCGTGTGCGCGGCCTCGGCTCCAACCAGATCGCTTCCCTGGAGCGTGAGTTCGGCAGCACCGGCTCCTGA
- the pyrF gene encoding orotidine-5'-phosphate decarboxylase — MSPLEPFGARLRRAMDERGPLCVGIDPHASLLAEWGLNDDVAGLERFSRTVVEAVADRVAVLKPQSAFFERFGSRGVAVLEKSVAEARAAGALVVMDAKRGDIGSTMAAYAESFLRKDAPLFSDALTVSPYLGYGSLGPAVDLARESGAGLFVLALTSNPEGAEVQHAVRPDGRTVGATVLAHLARENAGQDPLGSFGAVVGATLGDLSSYDLDINGPLLAPGIGAQGATPADLPAVFGPAVRNVVPNVSRGVLRHGPDVAALRDAADRFAAEIRAAVAAG; from the coding sequence ATGAGCCCCCTGGAGCCCTTCGGCGCGCGGCTGCGCCGCGCCATGGACGAGCGCGGCCCGCTCTGCGTCGGCATCGACCCGCACGCGTCGCTGCTGGCCGAGTGGGGTCTGAACGACGACGTGGCCGGTCTGGAGCGGTTCAGCCGCACCGTCGTGGAGGCGGTGGCCGACCGGGTCGCCGTCCTCAAGCCGCAGAGCGCCTTCTTCGAGCGGTTCGGCTCGCGGGGCGTGGCGGTGCTGGAGAAGTCCGTGGCGGAGGCGCGGGCGGCCGGCGCGCTGGTCGTCATGGACGCCAAGCGCGGCGACATCGGCTCGACCATGGCCGCCTACGCGGAGTCGTTCCTGCGCAAGGACGCGCCGCTGTTCTCGGACGCGCTGACCGTCTCGCCGTACCTGGGCTACGGCTCGCTCGGGCCCGCCGTCGACCTGGCGCGGGAGAGCGGCGCCGGCCTGTTCGTGCTGGCGCTGACCTCCAACCCGGAGGGCGCCGAGGTGCAGCACGCGGTCCGCCCGGACGGGCGGACCGTGGGCGCGACCGTCCTCGCGCACCTGGCCCGGGAGAACGCGGGGCAGGACCCGCTGGGCTCCTTCGGCGCGGTGGTGGGTGCCACGCTCGGCGATCTGTCCTCGTACGACCTGGACATCAACGGGCCGCTGCTCGCCCCCGGTATCGGCGCGCAGGGCGCGACGCCGGCCGACCTCCCCGCGGTCTTCGGGCCCGCGGTGCGCAACGTGGTGCCCAACGTCAGCCGGGGTGTGCTGCGGCACGGTCCCGACGTGGCGGCGCTGCGGGACGCGGCGGACCGGTTCGCGGCGGAGATCCGGGCCGCGGTGGCCGCCGGCTGA
- a CDS encoding quinone-dependent dihydroorotate dehydrogenase, with protein MYKLFFRLVFRRMDPEQAHHLAFRWIRLAARVPVLRTFAAAVLAPRHKELRTEALGLRMHGPFGLAAGFDKNAVAIDGMSMLGFDHVEIGTVTGEPQPGNPKKRLFRLVADRALINRMGFNNDGSLAVAARLASRTPVFRTVVGVNIGKTKVVPEEEAAGDYVKSAERLAPYADYLVVNVSSPNTPGLRNLQATEALRPLLSAVREAADRAVPGRRVPLLVKIAPDLADEDVDAVADLAVDLGLDGIIATNTTIAREGLGLRSGPELVAETGGLSGAPLKERSLEVLRRLYARVGDRITLVGVGGVETAEDAWQRILAGATLVQGYSAFIYEGPFWCRAIHKGLAARLRTSPYATLADAVGADVRTSA; from the coding sequence ATGTACAAGCTCTTCTTCCGTCTCGTCTTCCGGCGGATGGATCCCGAACAGGCCCACCACCTCGCCTTCCGCTGGATCCGCCTGGCCGCCCGCGTGCCGGTGCTGCGCACCTTCGCCGCGGCCGTCCTGGCCCCCCGCCACAAGGAGCTGCGCACCGAGGCCCTGGGCCTGCGCATGCACGGCCCCTTCGGGCTCGCCGCCGGCTTCGACAAGAACGCCGTCGCGATCGACGGCATGTCGATGCTGGGCTTCGACCATGTCGAGATCGGCACCGTGACCGGCGAGCCGCAGCCCGGCAACCCCAAGAAGCGGCTGTTCCGGCTGGTCGCCGACCGCGCGCTCATCAACCGCATGGGCTTCAACAACGACGGCTCGCTGGCCGTCGCCGCCCGCCTGGCCTCCCGCACGCCGGTCTTCCGCACCGTCGTCGGCGTCAACATCGGCAAGACCAAGGTCGTCCCCGAGGAGGAGGCGGCCGGTGACTACGTGAAGTCCGCCGAGCGCCTCGCCCCGTACGCCGACTACCTGGTCGTCAACGTCTCCTCGCCCAACACGCCCGGACTGCGCAACCTCCAGGCCACCGAGGCGCTGCGCCCGCTGCTGAGCGCGGTGCGCGAGGCCGCCGACCGGGCCGTGCCCGGCCGCCGGGTGCCGCTGCTGGTCAAGATCGCGCCCGACCTCGCCGACGAGGACGTGGACGCGGTCGCCGACCTCGCCGTGGACCTCGGCCTGGACGGCATCATCGCCACCAACACCACCATCGCGCGCGAAGGGCTCGGCCTGCGGTCGGGCCCGGAGCTGGTCGCCGAGACCGGCGGGCTGTCCGGCGCGCCGCTCAAGGAGCGCTCCCTGGAGGTGCTGCGCCGCCTCTACGCGCGCGTGGGCGACCGGATCACCCTGGTCGGCGTGGGCGGCGTCGAGACCGCCGAGGACGCCTGGCAGCGCATCCTGGCCGGCGCCACGCTGGTCCAGGGCTACAGCGCCTTCATCTACGAGGGCCCCTTCTGGTGCCGCGCCATCCACAAGGGCCTCGCCGCCCGCCTGCGCACCAGCCCGTACGCCACCCTCGCCGACGCGGTCGGCGCCGACGTGAGGACGTCCGCATGA
- the carB gene encoding carbamoyl-phosphate synthase large subunit, translating to MPKRTDIQSVLVIGSGPIVIGQAAEFDYSGTQACRVLRSEGLRVILVNSNPATIMTDPEIADATYVEPITPEFVEKIIAKERPDALLPTLGGQTALNTAISLHENGVLEKYGVELIGANVEAIHKGEDRDQFKLVVEEVRKKIGHGESARSVICHTMDDVLAGVDELGGYPVVVRPSFTMGGAGSGFAHDEEELRRIAGTGLTLSPTTEVLLEESILGWKEYELELMRDKHDNVVVVCSIENFDPMGVHTGDSITVAPAMTLTDREYQVLRDMGIAIIREVGVDTGGCNIQFAVNPEDGRVIVIEMNPRVSRSSALASKATGFPIAKIAAKLAVGYTLDEIPNDITQETPASFEPTLDYVVVKAPRFAFEKFPSADSTLTTTMKSVGEAMAIGRNFTEAFQKALRSLEKKGSQFAFTGEPGDKRALLEAAVRPTDGRINTVMEAIRAGATPEEIFDYTKIDPWFVDQLFLIKETADELAAAPELTAGLLAEAKRHGFSDQQIAGIRGLREDVVREVRHTLGIRPVYKTVDTCAAEFAARTPYFYSSYDEESEVAPRERPAVIILGSGPNRIGQGIEFDYSCVHASFALSDAGYETVMVNCNPETVSTDYDTSDRLYFEPLTLEDVLEIVHAERQAGPVAGVVVQLGGQTPLGLAQALKDNGVPIVGTPPEAIHAAEDRGAFGRVLAEAGLPAPKHGTATTFAQAKAIADEIGYPVLVRPSYVLGGRGMEIVYDEARLEAYIAESTEISPSRPVLVDRFLDDAIEIDVDALYDGEELYLGGVMEHIEEAGIHSGDSACALPPITLGGFDIKRLRASTEAIAEGVGVRGLINIQFALAGDILYVLEANPRASRTVPFTSKATAVPLAKAAARISLGATVAELREEGLLPRNGDGGTMPLDAPISVKEAVMPWSRFRDIHGRGVDTVLGPEMRSTGEVMGIDSVFGTAYAKSQAGAYGPLPTKGRAFISVANRDKRSMIFPARELVAHGFELLATSGTAEVLKRNGINATIVRKQSEGTGPGGERTIVQLIHDGEVDLIVNTPYGTGGRLDGYEIRTAAVARSVPCLTTVQALAAAVQGIDALNHGDVGVRSLQEHAGFLIAARD from the coding sequence GTGCCTAAGCGCACCGATATCCAGTCCGTCCTGGTCATCGGCTCCGGCCCGATCGTCATCGGCCAGGCCGCCGAGTTCGACTACTCCGGCACCCAGGCGTGCCGTGTCCTCAGGTCCGAGGGCCTGCGGGTGATCCTCGTCAACTCCAACCCGGCGACGATCATGACCGACCCGGAGATCGCCGACGCCACCTACGTCGAGCCGATCACCCCGGAGTTCGTCGAGAAGATCATCGCCAAGGAGCGCCCCGACGCCCTGCTGCCCACCCTGGGCGGCCAGACGGCCCTGAACACCGCCATCTCGCTGCACGAGAACGGCGTCCTGGAGAAGTACGGCGTCGAGCTGATCGGCGCCAATGTCGAGGCCATCCACAAGGGCGAGGACCGCGACCAGTTCAAGCTGGTCGTCGAGGAGGTCCGCAAGAAGATCGGCCACGGCGAGTCCGCCCGCTCGGTCATCTGCCACACCATGGACGACGTCCTGGCGGGCGTGGACGAGCTGGGCGGCTACCCGGTCGTCGTCCGCCCCTCCTTCACCATGGGCGGCGCCGGCTCCGGCTTCGCGCACGACGAGGAGGAGCTGCGCCGCATCGCGGGCACCGGCCTCACCCTCTCGCCGACCACCGAGGTCCTCCTGGAGGAGTCCATCCTCGGCTGGAAGGAGTACGAGCTGGAGCTGATGCGCGACAAGCACGACAACGTCGTGGTCGTGTGCTCCATCGAGAACTTCGACCCGATGGGCGTGCACACCGGCGACTCGATCACCGTCGCCCCGGCGATGACCCTCACCGACCGCGAGTACCAGGTGCTGCGCGACATGGGCATCGCCATCATCCGCGAGGTCGGCGTCGACACCGGCGGCTGCAACATCCAGTTCGCGGTCAACCCCGAGGACGGCCGGGTCATCGTCATCGAGATGAACCCGCGCGTCTCCCGCTCCTCGGCCCTCGCCTCCAAGGCGACCGGCTTCCCGATCGCCAAGATCGCCGCCAAGCTCGCCGTGGGCTACACCCTCGACGAGATCCCCAACGACATCACGCAGGAGACCCCGGCCTCCTTCGAGCCGACCCTCGACTACGTGGTCGTCAAGGCCCCGCGGTTCGCCTTCGAGAAGTTCCCGAGCGCGGACTCCACCCTCACCACCACCATGAAGTCGGTCGGCGAGGCCATGGCCATCGGCCGCAACTTCACCGAGGCCTTCCAGAAGGCGCTGCGCTCCCTGGAGAAGAAGGGCAGCCAGTTCGCCTTCACCGGCGAGCCCGGCGACAAGAGGGCCCTCCTCGAAGCGGCCGTACGCCCCACCGACGGCCGGATCAACACGGTCATGGAGGCCATCCGCGCGGGCGCCACCCCCGAGGAGATCTTCGACTACACGAAGATCGACCCGTGGTTCGTCGACCAGCTCTTCCTGATCAAGGAGACCGCCGACGAACTGGCGGCGGCCCCCGAGCTGACCGCCGGCCTGCTCGCCGAGGCCAAGCGGCACGGCTTCTCCGACCAGCAGATCGCCGGCATCCGCGGCCTGCGCGAGGACGTCGTCCGCGAGGTCCGGCACACCCTCGGCATCCGCCCGGTCTACAAGACGGTCGACACCTGCGCCGCCGAGTTCGCCGCGCGCACGCCGTACTTCTACTCCTCCTACGACGAGGAGAGCGAGGTCGCGCCGCGCGAGAGGCCCGCGGTGATCATCCTGGGCTCCGGCCCCAACCGCATCGGCCAGGGCATCGAGTTCGACTACTCCTGCGTCCACGCCTCCTTCGCGCTCTCCGACGCCGGGTACGAGACCGTGATGGTCAACTGCAACCCGGAGACCGTCTCCACCGACTACGACACCTCCGACCGGCTCTACTTCGAGCCGCTCACCCTGGAGGACGTCCTGGAGATCGTGCACGCCGAGCGCCAGGCGGGACCGGTCGCCGGTGTCGTCGTCCAGCTCGGCGGCCAGACCCCGCTGGGCCTGGCCCAGGCACTCAAGGACAACGGCGTGCCGATCGTCGGCACCCCGCCCGAGGCCATCCACGCCGCCGAGGACCGGGGCGCCTTCGGCCGGGTCCTCGCCGAGGCCGGCCTGCCCGCGCCCAAGCACGGCACCGCCACCACCTTCGCCCAGGCCAAGGCCATCGCCGACGAGATCGGCTACCCGGTCCTGGTGCGCCCGTCCTACGTCCTGGGCGGACGCGGCATGGAGATCGTCTACGACGAGGCCCGCCTGGAGGCGTACATCGCCGAGTCGACCGAGATCAGCCCCTCCCGGCCGGTCCTCGTCGACCGCTTCCTGGACGACGCCATAGAGATCGACGTCGACGCCCTCTACGACGGCGAGGAGCTGTACCTCGGCGGCGTCATGGAGCACATCGAGGAGGCCGGCATCCACTCCGGCGACTCGGCGTGCGCGCTGCCGCCGATCACCCTGGGCGGCTTCGACATCAAGCGGCTGCGCGCCTCCACCGAGGCCATCGCCGAGGGCGTCGGCGTCCGCGGCCTGATCAACATCCAGTTCGCGCTGGCCGGCGACATCCTCTACGTGCTGGAGGCCAACCCGCGCGCCTCGCGCACCGTCCCCTTCACCTCGAAGGCGACCGCGGTGCCGCTGGCGAAGGCCGCCGCCCGGATCTCGCTGGGCGCCACCGTCGCCGAGCTGCGCGAGGAGGGCCTGCTGCCGAGGAACGGCGACGGCGGCACCATGCCGCTGGACGCGCCGATCTCCGTCAAGGAGGCCGTGATGCCGTGGTCGCGCTTCCGCGACATCCACGGCCGCGGCGTCGACACCGTCCTCGGCCCGGAGATGCGCTCCACCGGCGAGGTCATGGGCATCGACTCCGTCTTCGGCACGGCCTACGCCAAGTCGCAGGCGGGCGCCTACGGCCCGCTGCCCACCAAGGGCCGCGCCTTCATCTCGGTCGCCAACCGCGACAAGCGGTCGATGATCTTCCCGGCCCGTGAGCTGGTCGCCCACGGCTTCGAACTGCTCGCCACCTCCGGCACCGCCGAGGTCCTCAAGCGCAACGGCATCAACGCCACGATCGTGCGCAAGCAGTCCGAGGGCACCGGCCCCGGCGGCGAGAGGACCATCGTCCAGCTCATCCACGACGGCGAGGTGGACCTCATCGTCAACACGCCCTACGGCACCGGCGGCCGCCTCGACGGCTACGAGATCCGTACGGCGGCCGTGGCCCGGTCCGTGCCGTGCCTGACGACGGTCCAGGCGCTCGCCGCCGCCGTCCAGGGCATCGACGCGCTCAACCACGGCGACGTGGGCGTCCGCTCGCTCCAGGAACACGCCGGGTTCCTGATCGCGGCCCGCGACTAG